In a single window of the Myxococcus guangdongensis genome:
- a CDS encoding outer membrane lipoprotein-sorting protein, with amino-acid sequence MSLKSLLSAAAVTAALLSAPVALALEPAVMTQMLATIDDRQRNGGDYKALIYLEQKEKDKTDNVREAFVYRRDADDKLMILFSKPKTEAGKGYLRMDKNLWSYDPNVGKWERRTERERIAGTDSRRADFDESRLAEEFDPTYEGEAKLGKYTAHKLSLKVKPNVDVAYPVVKLWVDKDSTNILKREEYALSGRLMRTALYPRWKKIFSESKGADVWFPEEIRIYDEVEKANSTIILIKSVDLRSLEANLFTKAWLESKSR; translated from the coding sequence ATGAGCCTCAAGAGCCTGCTGTCCGCCGCGGCTGTCACCGCGGCCCTGCTGTCCGCGCCCGTGGCCCTGGCCCTGGAGCCAGCCGTCATGACGCAGATGCTGGCGACCATCGATGATCGCCAGCGCAATGGTGGCGACTACAAGGCGCTCATCTATCTGGAGCAGAAGGAGAAGGACAAGACGGACAACGTGCGCGAGGCGTTCGTGTACCGACGCGACGCGGACGACAAGCTGATGATCCTCTTCAGCAAGCCCAAGACGGAGGCCGGCAAGGGCTACCTGCGGATGGACAAGAACCTCTGGAGCTACGACCCCAACGTGGGCAAGTGGGAGCGGCGCACGGAGCGCGAGCGCATCGCCGGCACCGACAGCCGCCGCGCCGACTTCGACGAGTCCCGCCTGGCCGAGGAGTTCGACCCGACGTACGAGGGCGAGGCCAAGCTGGGCAAGTACACGGCGCACAAGCTGTCGCTCAAGGTGAAGCCCAACGTCGACGTGGCCTACCCCGTCGTGAAGCTGTGGGTGGACAAGGACTCCACCAACATCCTCAAGCGCGAGGAGTACGCGCTGTCCGGCCGGCTGATGCGCACCGCGCTCTACCCGCGCTGGAAGAAGATCTTCAGCGAGTCCAAGGGCGCCGACGTCTGGTTCCCGGAGGAGATCCGCATCTACGACGAGGTGGAGAAGGCCAACTCCACCATCATCCTCATCAAGTCGGTGGACCTGCGCTCGCTGGAGGCCAACCTCTTCACCAAGGCCTGGCTCGAGAGCAAGAGCCGATGA
- a CDS encoding ABC transporter permease, with product MFQLFLIAFRNLGTHRRRTLLLGGAIAGVTALLVILMGLSTGMKETLLRSATILSTGHVNVGGFYKVTAGQAAPVVTSYPKVLELVRKEVPELDYAVQRGRGWAKIVSEKSSMQVGIGGVDVKDEPGLHKVLQIREGSLGGLSESGTALLFEKQAKRLEVKVGDTITISAPTMRGTNNTVDVRVAAIAGDMGMMSDFNIYVEASTLRSLYQLRDDTTGALFLYLKDVSQVPQVQARLRDVLAKAGFTVMDNDPRAFWFKFDVVNREAWTGQKLDITNWEDELSFITWTLTALNGLTGVLIFVLLVIIGVGIMNTLWIAIRERTREIGTLRAIGMQRTRVVAMFLFEAMTLGALGTLVGALLGLAVCLGVTAAKVSVPEVVAMFIMSERLNLVVDAGAVVGAMVFITTCTTLISLIPSFLAARLKPVTAMHHIG from the coding sequence ATGTTCCAGCTCTTCCTCATCGCATTCCGAAACCTCGGCACCCACCGCCGGCGCACGCTGCTGCTCGGCGGGGCCATCGCGGGTGTCACCGCGCTGCTCGTCATCCTCATGGGCCTGTCCACGGGCATGAAGGAGACGCTGCTGCGCTCCGCCACCATCCTGTCCACCGGCCACGTCAACGTGGGCGGCTTCTACAAGGTCACCGCCGGCCAGGCCGCGCCCGTGGTGACGTCCTACCCGAAGGTCCTCGAGCTGGTCCGCAAGGAAGTCCCTGAGCTCGACTACGCCGTCCAGCGCGGTCGCGGCTGGGCGAAGATCGTCAGCGAGAAGAGCTCCATGCAGGTGGGCATCGGCGGCGTCGACGTGAAGGACGAGCCAGGCCTCCACAAGGTCCTCCAGATTCGCGAGGGCTCGCTCGGCGGGCTGTCGGAGTCCGGCACGGCGCTGCTGTTCGAGAAGCAGGCCAAGCGGCTGGAGGTGAAGGTGGGCGACACCATCACCATCTCCGCGCCCACCATGCGGGGCACCAACAACACGGTGGACGTGCGCGTGGCGGCCATCGCCGGCGACATGGGCATGATGAGCGACTTCAACATCTACGTCGAAGCCTCCACCCTGCGCTCGCTGTACCAGCTGCGCGATGACACCACCGGCGCGCTCTTCCTGTACCTCAAGGACGTCTCGCAGGTGCCCCAGGTCCAGGCGCGGCTGCGCGACGTGCTCGCGAAGGCCGGCTTCACCGTCATGGACAATGATCCGCGCGCGTTCTGGTTCAAGTTCGACGTCGTCAACCGCGAGGCGTGGACGGGCCAGAAGCTGGACATCACCAACTGGGAGGACGAGCTGTCCTTCATCACCTGGACGCTCACGGCGCTCAACGGGCTGACGGGTGTGCTCATCTTCGTGCTGCTGGTCATCATCGGCGTGGGCATCATGAACACGCTGTGGATCGCCATCCGCGAGCGCACGCGGGAGATTGGGACGCTGCGCGCGATTGGGATGCAGAGGACGCGCGTGGTGGCGATGTTCCTCTTCGAGGCGATGACGCTCGGGGCGCTGGGCACGCTGGTGGGGGCGCTGTTGGGCCTGGCGGTGTGCCTGGGCGTGACGGCCGCGAAGGTGAGCGTCCCGGAGGTGGTGGCGATGTTCATCATGTCGGAGCGGCTGAACCTGGTGGTGGACGCGGGCGCGGTGGTGGGCGCCATGGTGTTCATCACGACCTGCACCACGCTCATCTCGCTGATTCCTTCCTTCCTCGCCGCGCGGCTCAAGCCGGTGACGGCGATGCACCACATCGGGTGA